From Theileria annulata chromosome 1, complete sequence, *** SEQUENCING IN PROGRESS ***, one genomic window encodes:
- a CDS encoding uncharacterized protein (Tap465h02.q1ca.cand.12 - score = 69.10) translates to MKLIILIILNISLQNYSCNINSKNNPQQTINPLESTNLQESTNIHETTTKFRNTKNVETLENVENSENMEQSEKLDEIEFDEKLVLNILKRRPKGFEVIRQNYYGIDILVFIPYGIITEIIDSNGIIWKNYNNIKYIKVTTFKHNSKLLHIQFFNSPVTVLGQTDSNGPKVSSSKGISSTTGTVGASTVTEGKGANDTFSTPGKGANSTLMECTPGKGANFTLMECTSGKGANSTATECTSRKGANSMPMECTPGKGANSMPMECTIGNSTEGSKGAIGTRFESQSSNTTGREPDTVTEVTEIYYHRNGRVWNEIDEENFYNIFNIIRMESSCLGKYTIYLNDKNSHRNVIWNHSDERYATYAPASGIRINKLCDYNWGPICLKSIWRTKKNEYLLYTSVFNKIKPKLVYIILSNGIDITEEYYFKYNSKWYQINRNTFFNKLYTYFPVTVTGPPESSTQDSTVIPSTSTNGGTIGASTVTEENSTTKIAAPKVGTTVLTEPLGTSTTNSTGKGANDTFGSPGKGANSTLMECTSEKNSTEIAAPKVGIGPFGTRFETQFSNTNTIRGPDTVMEKLNKLMEIEIDFENINKEKLYTSTFGINRTIQIIYPRPGIKIISVRNGKSIIWKSNFNLYCDYAYLIKTPELPILCYLLLSNNFTRKINYFIYLNYWININKSQFFYFITHNISTSQILKIISNNTKNTNNIEDSIEDTENEEDSIEDSRDKDINVESTVKEDISVESKVNTDSILESTVNYENEEDSIESEDELFTVKEIPIESAKEGEITIESENENTEVNSTKDTTGKGANDTFGTSGKGANSMGMECTTGKGANSTAMECTSEKNSNEIAVVTKTGESSTFSEESKDTMDTNTNTKETPIRAEGEDTNTKEAPIRAGTRDTKGVDEETGTVGASTVPEIETSNFINKKGLKIRIYRSRIKESKGIIILTHGIGLHFIEVSMRNNLEWNYENFGFITHPFLICPNLNYYNLNNLNINRFKHIFQHNFFSSNISTNLSPNILSTTNISSTTNKSENISENSKKSNKSENLTNLSTNKSNISEKSNLLPNYEYKNSLMELLNNLGYDVYGMDLQSNGFSESYDSIRSHIHNTNDFLDDLLQFIFIIINNQFYSNNNNLNNNKFNLNKFENLNNFVNLINWKKKKRIILFGFSFGANLSIRIIQYYYQSIYKMKKKYKKFGLNKRFGLNKKIKEKIGKFEENKKIKEKNEELDNIFVEDLLVDGVISLSGMLNMDNHLGTRFIKLKILLIKFLALICPRNINKFKSLPVFNQSYQYSILLNVRSYGACYSSSQSTTKPLVILITIVLK, encoded by the coding sequence atgaagttaataattttaataatattaaatatttctttacaaaattattcttgtaatattaattctaaaaataatccTCAACAAACTATAAATCCACTAGAATCAACAAACTTACAAGAATCAACAAATATACATGAAACTACTactaaatttagaaatacTAAAAATGTAGAAACATTAGAAAATGTAGAAAATTCCGAAAATATGGAACAATCAGAAAAATTGGATGAAATTGAATTTGATGAgaaattagtattaaatatattaaaacgTAGACCTAAAGGATTTGAAGTAATTAGACAGAATTATTATGGTATAGATATATTAGTTTTTATACCATATGGTATTATTACTGAAATTATTGATTCCAATGGTATTATAtggaaaaattataataatattaaatatattaaagttACTACTTTTAAACataattctaaattattacatatacaattttttaattctcccgttacggtgcttggtcaaacgGATAGTAATGGACCTAAGGTTAGTAGTAGTAAgggtattagtagtactacAGGTActgttggagcaagcaccgtaacggagggaaagggagctaatgacacttttagtactccgggaaagggagctaattctacccttatggagtgtacccctggaaagggagctaattttacccttatggagtgtacctcgggaaagggagctaattctacagccACGGAGTGTACTTCGCGAAAGGGAGCAAATTCTATgcctatggagtgtactcctggaaagggagctaattctatgcctatggagtgtactataGGTAATAGTACTGAGGGCTCTAAGGGAGCTATAGGTACTAGGTTCGAATCCCAGTCCAGTAATACTACTGGCCGTGAAccagacaccgtaacggaggtAACggaaatatattatcatcGTAATGGACGTGTATGGAATGAAATAGATGAAGagaatttttataatatatttaatataatacgTATGGAATCATCTTGTTTAGgaaaatatacaatatatttaaatgataaaaattcaCATCGTAATGTGATATGGAATCATTCAGATGAACGTTATGCAACATATGCACCAGCATCTGGTAtaagaattaataaattatgtgATTACAATTGGGGTCCAATATGTCTAAAATCCATTTGGCGTACGaaaaaaaatgaatatcTACTCTATACATCtgtttttaataaaattaaacctaaattagtttatattattttatctaatGGGATTGATATTACTGaggaatattattttaaatataattccAAATGGTATCAAATTAATCGTAATactttttttaataaattatatacatattttcccgttacggtgactggtccaCCAGAAAGTAGTACTCAGGATAGTACAGTTATACCTAGTACCAGTACTAATGGTGGTACcattggagcaagcaccgttacggaaGAAAATTCTACTACTAAaattgctgcacctaaagTAGGTACTACAGTACTTACTGAACCCTTAGGTACTTCaactactaatagtactggaaagggagctaatgaCACTTTTGGTAGtcctggaaagggagctaattctacccTTATGGAATGTACTAGTGAGAAAAATAGTACCGAaattgctgcacctaaagTAGGTATTGGACCGTTTGGTACTAGGTTCGAAACCCAGTTCagtaatactaatactattcGTGGACCagacaccgtaatggaaaaattaaataaattaatggaaaTAGAAATagattttgaaaatataaataaagagaaattatatacaagTACATTTGGTATAAATAGAAcaatacaaataatatatccAAGACCaggtataaaaataataagtGTAAGAAATGGTAAATCAATAATATGgaaatcaaattttaatttatattgtGATTATgcatatttaataaaaacacCAGAATTACCaattttatgttatttattattatctaataattttacaagaaaaattaattattttatttatttaaattattggattaatattaataaatcacaatttttttattttattacacatAATATTTCTACATCACAAATACTCAAAATTATATCCAATAATActaaaaatactaataatatagaaGATTCCATAGAAGATACTGAGAATGAGGAAGATTCCATAGAAGATTCCAGAGATAAGGATATTAATGTGGAATCTACTGTAAAAGAGGATATTAGTGTGGAATCTAAGGTAAATACGGATAGTATTTTGGAATCTACTGTAAATTATGAGAATGAGGAAGATTCTATAGAATCTGAGGATGAGTTATTTACTGTAAAAGAAATTCCTATAGAATCTGCTAAAGAAGGGGAGATTACTATAGAATCTGAGAATGAGAATACTGAAGTAAATTctactaaggatactactggaaagggagctaatgaCACTTTTGGTACCtcgggaaagggagctaattctatgggtatggagtgtaccaccggaaagggagctaattctacagccatggagtgtactagtgagaaaaattctaatgaaattgctgttgtaactaaAACTGGGGAGTCGAGTACTTTTTCTGAGGAAAGTAAAGATACTATggatactaatactaatactaaggaaaCCCCTATCAGGGCTGAGGGAGaggatactaatactaaggaagCCCCTATCAGGGCTGGTACTAGGGATACTAAGGGAGTTGATGAGGAAACTGGTAccgttggagcaagcaccgtacCGGAAATAGAAacaagtaattttataaataaaaaaggattaaaaataagaatataTAGAAGTAGAATAAAAGAATCCAAaggtataataatattaacacaTGGTATAGGATTACATTTTATAGAAGTATCCATgagaaataatttagaatggaattatgaaaatttcGGATTTATTACACATCCATTTCTAATCTGTcctaatttaaattattataatttaaataatttaaatattaatcgatttaaacatatttttcaaCATAACTTTTTTTCTTCCAATATATCTACCAATCTGTCAccaaatatattatcaactACTAATATATCATCAACTACTAATAAATCAGAGAATATATCagaaaattctaaaaaatctaataaatcagagaatttaacaaatttatcaacaaataaatcaaatatatcagaaaaatctaatttattaccaaattatgaatataaaaatagtttaatggaattattgaataatttaggATATGATGTTTATGGTATGGATTTACAATCAAATGGATTTTCTGAAAGTTATGATTCTATAAGATCACATATACATAATACAAATGATTTTCTTGATGATTTATTacaattcatttttattattataaataatcaattttattcaaataataataatttaaataataataaatttaatttaaataaatttgaaaatttaaataattttgtaaatttaataaattggaaaaagaaaaaacgtataatattatttggtTTTTCATTTGGTGCTAATTTATCTATACgtattatacaatattattatcaatctatttataaaatgaagaagaaaTATAAGAAATTTGGGTTAAATAAGAGATTTGGGTtaaataagaaaattaaggagaaaattggtaaatttgaggaaaataagaaaattaagGAGAAAAATGAGGAATtggataatatatttgtagAAGATTTATTAGTGGATGGTGTAATATCATTATCAGGAATGTTAAATATGGATAATCATTTAGGTACaagatttataaaattgaaaatattattaataaaattcttgGCATTAATTTGTCctagaaatattaataaatttaaatcattacCTGTTTTCAATCAATCATATCAATATTCTATATTACTCAATGTAAGaagttacggtgcttgctaCAGCAGCTCCCAATCCACTACTAAACCTCTAGTTATTCTAATTACAATAGTTCTTAAatag
- a CDS encoding uncharacterized protein (SMART pfam:GTP_EFTU (PF00009) at aa 123-280, E()=1.40e-06) has protein sequence MLYYSSIKLYKGKNNPIGRIGFRKILFNGRKQKSPEILLPPFISISELRLMLNLDYISCFRNAKISITKNLYKWSDSYGRTFQTNNKRNIIISYDISSYLSKLMGYKPIKIDPEPKIPQKIKNHIPIISIVGHKNHGKTTLISNFTDVKNNNYIINSYNIIEEKLKYIILDTPGDMNYDIIRGRAIYNSDICIIVISSQGPEIITRNVILQADKFKIPILFCITKTDLYFNLEILKSELQLQCEILYQSGHLSNNYFNEINNLILSNNLKTILNKYIKLRYGDWSHGSNSTNSNPLTSTEVTTTIGASTVTEENNNTKIAASGKGANFTAMECTTGKGANSMGMECTMRKGANFMGTECTMGKGPNSTAIECTKDNMDTKEDPFGSSTEDTSLGGPDTVTEKYKKYIRRSNSLIKSGNGIKGIGNIIEITKTESKGIIINLLVKFGQIVEGNYFIVGTTYEKMNMVGVGELVSITGLKSLDGVGLDDTLLIMSQHDAFRLCQYRKQLEILKSSQIQGPPIHSFNIQSGAIEGVDEGEVRVDEGIEYITKYSGNGMVVGGEGVRSTKEAGEVVGCRDTVTVTDYKINKFENIESTIYLKPLEYDTVTVLGPTDSTNDSTVVPGTNSTTKDTTGPSTVTEENSTTHFAAPGKGANFTAMECTMGKGANSMVMECTSEKILNEIAVVTKTGESSTFVDTNTKGTVGPSTVTVPVTGKKIIPIILRVNYMSILEIILNGIEEIEKEYNVRIPLIHGGIGPIIPIDIVQAQIGNKFTYCPVYSFQVPIHNDAIKHAIINKIVIKSFNIQSDLFNDIIQRCKTTLHKYNNSIS, from the exons atgttatattatagtagtataaaattatataaaggTAAAAATAATCCTATTGGACGTATAGgatttagaaaaatattatttaatggaagaaaacaaaaatcacctgaaatattattacctccatttatttccatttct gaattaagattaatgttaaatttgGATTATATTTCATGTTTTAGAAATGCTAAAATATCAATTACTAAAAATCTATACAAATGGTCTGATTCATATGGTAGAACATTTCAAACCaa taataaaagaaatataataatatcatatGATATATCAAGTTATTTGAGTAAATTAATGGGATATAAACCTATAAAAATTGATCCAGAACCTAAAATACCAcaa aaaattaaaaatcaTATTCCTATTATTTCTATTGTTGGACATAAAAATCATGGAAAAACTACTTtaattagtaattttacag ATGTgaagaataataattatataataaatagttataatataatagaagagaaattgaaatatataatattggaTACACCAGGTGATATGAATTATGATATAATACGTGGTAGAGCAATATATAATTCAgatatatgtataattgTAATATCATCACAAGGTCCAGAAATAATAACACGTAATGTAATATTACAAGCtgacaaatttaaaataccaATACTATTTTGTATTACTAAAActgatttatattttaatctaGAAATACTTAAATCTGAATTACAATTACAATGTGAAATCTTATATCAATCTGGACatttatctaataattatttcaatgaaattaataatttaattttatccaataatttaaaaactattttaaataaatatattaaattacgttacggtgactggtcaCACGGATCTAACAGTACTAATAGTAATCCCTTAACTAGTACTGAGGTTACTACTACcattggagcaagcaccgtaacggaggaaaataataatactaaaattGCTGCTtcgggaaagggagctaattttacagccatggAATGTACtacgggaaagggagctaattctatgggtatggagtgtactatgcgaaagggagctaattttatgggtacagagtgtactatgggaaagggacCTAATTCTACAGCCATAGAGTGTACTAAGGATAATATGGATACTAAGGAAGACCCTTTCGGGTCTAGTACTGAGGATACTTCTCTTGGTGGAccagacaccgtaacggagaaatataaaaaatatattagaagatcaaatagtttaataaaaagTGGAAATGGTATAAAAGGAATAGgaaatataatagaaataacAAAAACCGAATCAAAaggaataataataaatttattagtcAAGTTTGGTCAAATTGTTGAAggaaattatttcattGTTGGTACAACATATG aGAAGATGAATATGGTTGGTGTTGGTGAATTGGTTAGTATTACAGGATTGAAGAGTTTGGATGGTGTTGGTCTTGATgatacattattaataatgtcACAACATGACGCATTTAGATTATGTCAATATAGAAAACaattagaaatattaaaatcatcACAAATTCAAGGACCACCAATTCATTCATTCAATATACAATCCGGTGCAATAGAAGGTGTAGATGAAGGAGAAGTAAGAGTAGATGAAGGAATagagtatataactaagtatTCAGGGAATGGAATGGTAGTTGGTGGTGAGGGAGTTAGGAGTACTAAAGAAGCTGGTGAGGTTGTTGGTTGCCGTGATAcagtcaccgtaacggattataaaataaataaatttgaaaatatagaaag tacaatatatttaaaaccATTGGAATATGacaccgttacggtgcttggtccaacaGACAGTACTAATGACAGTACAGTTGTACCTGGTACCAATAGtactactaaggatactactggaccaagcaccgtaactgagGAAAATTCTACTACCCATTTTGCTGCtccgggaaagggagctaattttacagctatggagtgtactatgggaaagggagctaattctatggttatggagtgtactagtgagaaaattttgaatgaaattgctgttgtaactaaAACTGGGGAGTCGAGTACTTTTGTggatactaatactaagggtaccgttggaccaagcaccgttacggtgcCCGTAACGggtaaaaaaataataccaataatattaagagtaaattatatgagtatattagaaataatattgaatggaatagaagaaatagaaaaagaatataatgtaAGAATACCATTAATACATGGTGGAATTGGACCAATAATACCAATAGATATAGTACAAGCACaaattggaaataaatttacatattgTCCAGTATATAGTTTTCAAGTACCAATACATAATGATGCTATCAAACATgcaattattaataaaattgtaatcAAATCATTCAATATACAATCTGATCTTTTTAATGATATTATACAACGATGTAAAACTACATTAcacaaatataataattcaatttcataa
- a CDS encoding cyclin-dependent kinase regulatory subunit, putative gives MLPREYIMNINGYGKRLLKEYEWKQFGIQISNEWIHIGYSPYELHILIFQKIN, from the coding sequence ATGTTACCTagagaatatataatgaatataaatggATATGGtaaaagattattaaaagaatATGAATGGAAACAATTTGGTATACAAATATCTAATGAATGGATACATATTGGTTATTCACCATATGAATTACATATTCTCATCtttcaaaaaattaattaa
- a CDS encoding uncharacterized protein (Tap465h02.q1ca.cand.13 - score = 52.74;~SMART PH (SM0233) at aa 749-938, E()=9.43e-01), with protein MENLDIERWKLYELSIILNNFNIKVPQITKSVINSFGKILDIFDYNFKLKNPKFINQIENNNLFGNLENNNLLGNLENNNLLRNGLVNGLENGLENGLENGLVNGLENGLVNLENGDLLGNMENILPINIEFLSKNTKIQYNNYLTNLNKYNKLIENKIGNGSGSGSGNEGGNGNEKGNEGENGNQLENETRNENLNENKNLCLNCFIKFGINYCNKCFKYFCNQCFIKHSPVTVLGPTDSNCASTGKDDNNSTNNNPLTNTDTTGTTGPTTSTKDPTGAKDTIGPSTVTKGKGANFTLMECTPRKGANFTLMECTPRKGANFTLMECTTTNPLYTNPLTTTITTTNPPITGLEVMLYNEIKTFPYELCNKHPNSPNTPVNPNSSLNPLNPNTTLSPLNPVNPINPVKNELEKRLVCITCDFKLICEKCRLEHRNHKIIIIEMGIIEIKEYINDCIGILLEKKNSYIPIKLELRQIKLNENNRINNIIQSINDILRNKIYIIENEIKILQQLCTNQLNYLLNLSNKFNNYLIKKLLRLKNFLQINDPGLQLNIFIEIKNDYESLLYFSQDLNDLILDIPHWQLNVNNINNLLNDLNFRINNNLEEFFTLFQFFINIINETREFILSVTSVTVLGQAESNGPKVSSSKGIKGVGEDIGTIGASTVTEENNSTKIAATGKGANFTLMECTSGKGANFMGMECTMGIKDTKGVGVDTKLAPFGVGGKGAKLAPFGVVGRGPVTVTEEIIYNGELRGIFWRKDYIHRIICKRAIILYNNKLYIFNNDNPFNSVTVSGTPNSTSPNRSTGISTIGPSTVTQGKRANNTFSTTGKGTIGASTVTEGKGAIGSRFESQSSNITGRGPDTVMEEIESIIELKSVILRTYDDENLSDFSKLIRIRMPNGFELIEKNGKETRIWSFTNESKNLILLWISKLKLLTKNNFTNNNFNNNNLSIGKDFNLPIPPINKVNSPVTVSGTTGKGDNSMVTECTMGKGANSMGTECTTGKGANDSTPKGAVGTVGASTVTNDFKNISIELKKIKENSTLLYDKCFNKFNSPVTVSGPPESTTTNITSPNRLTNSTNSTTKEAPFGAGNEDSSLGGPVTVMEDPVTEEIELSVGRYKLPNPKHQKLNNNLKKEKLNNNLKKENLNNNLKNTKLIENDFYPQIISPKSIHQFFQSKYY; from the coding sequence ATGGAGAATTTGGATATAGAAAGATGGaaattatatgaattatcaataatattaaataattttaatataaaagtaCCACAAATAACAAAATCTGTAATAAATTCGTTtggtaaaattttagatatttttgattataattttaaacttaaaaatccaaaatttattaatcaaattgaaaataataatttattcggaaatttagaaaataataatttactcggaaatttagaaaataataatttactcaGAAATGGATTAGTAAATGGATTGGAGAATGGATTAGAGAATGGATTAGAGAATGGATTAGTAAATGGATTGGAGAATGGATTagtaaatttggaaaatggTGATTTACTGGGAAATAtggaaaatatattaccaattaatatagaatttttatctaaaaatactaaaatacaatataacaattatttaaccaatttaaataaatataataaactaataGAAAATAAGATTGGTAATGGGAGTGGGAGTGGGAGTGGTAATGAGGGGGGAAATGGGAATGAGAAAGGGAATGAGGGGGAAAATGGGAATCAGTTGGAAAATGAGACTAGGAATGAGAATTTGAAtgagaataaaaatttatgtttaaattgttttataaaatttggtataaattattgtaataaatgttttaaatatttttgtaatcaatgttttataaaacattctcccgttacggtgcttggtccaacaGACAGTAATTGTGCTAGTACTGGAAAAGatgataataatagtactaataataatccTTTAACTAATACTGATACCACAGGTACCACAGGTCCAACCACCAGTACTAAGGATCCTACTGGTGCTAAGGATACCattggaccaagcaccgtaactaagggaaagggagctaattttacccttatggagtgtacccctcgaaagggagctaattttacccTTATGGAATGCACCCCTcgaaagggagctaattttacccttatggaatgtactactactaatcCACTCTATACTAATCCTCTAACTACTACTATAACTACTACCAATCCTCCTATTACAGGACTTGAAGTAAtgttatataatgaaattaaaacatttCCATATGAATTATGTAATAAACATCCTAATTCTCCTAATACTCCCGTTAATCCTAATTCTTCCCTTAATCCCCTTAATCCTAATACTACCCTTTCTCCCCTTAATCCTGTCAATCCAATCAATCCTGTTAAGAATGAGTTAGAAAAAAGATTAGTATGTATAACatgtgattttaaattaatatgtgAGAAATGTAGATTAGAACATAGAAATCAtaagataataataatagaaatgggaataatagaaataaaagaatatataaatgattGTATAGGAATATTATTAGAGAAGaaaaattcatatattccaataaaattagaattaagacaaataaaattaaatgaaaataatagaataaataatataatacaatcaataaatgatatattacgtaataaaatatatataatagaaaatgaaataaaaatattacaacAACTTTGTacaaatcaattaaattatttattaaatttaagtaataaatttaataattatttaattaaaaagttattaagattaaaaaattttttacaaattaatgaTCCAGGAttacaattaaatatttttatagaaattaaaaatgattatgaaagtttattatatttttcacaagatttaaatgatttaatacTTGATATACCACATTGGCaattaaatgttaataatatcaataatttattaaatgatttaaattttagaattaataataatttagaagaattttttacattatttcaatttttcattaatataattaatgaaacTAGAGAGTTTATTTTGAGCGTTacttccgttacggtgcttggtcaagcagaAAGTAATGGACCTAAGGTTAGTAGTAGTAAGGGTATTAAGGGAGTTGGTGAGGATATTGGTACcattggagcaagcaccgtaacggaggaaaataatagtacCAAAATTGCTGCtacgggaaagggagctaattttacccttatggagtgtacctccggaaagggagctaattttatgggTATGGAATGTACTATGGGTATTAAGGATACTAAGGGAGTTGGTGTGGATACTAAGTTAGCCCCTTTTGGGGTTGgtggaaagggagctaagTTAGCCCCTTTTGGGGTTGTTGGCCGtggaccagtcaccgtaacggaggaaataatatataatggaGAATTAAGAGGAATATTTTGGAGAAAAGATTATATACATAGAATCATATGTAAAAGAgctataatattatataataataaattatatatctttaataatgataatccatttaattccgttacggtgtcaggTACACCAAACAGTACTTCTCCTAACAGATCTACTGGTATTAGTACCATaggaccaagcaccgtaactcAGGGAAAGAGAGCTAATAACACTTTTAGTACTACTGGAAAGGGTACcattggagcaagcaccgttacggagggaaagggagctatAGGTAGTAGGTTCGAATCCCAGTCCAGTAATATTACTGGCCGTGGACCagacaccgtaatggaAGAAATCGAATcaataatagaattaaaatcagtaatattaagaacatatgatgatgaaaatttatcagatttttccaaattaatACGTATAAGAATGCCAAATGGATTTGAGTTAATAGAAAAAAATGGAAAAGAAACAAGAATCTGGTCATTTACAAATGAATccaaaaatttaatattattatggatctctaaacttaaattattaactaaaaataattttactaataataattttaataataataatttgagtATTGGGaaagattttaatttaccAATACCACcaataaataaagttaattcTCCCGTAACGGTGTCAGGTACTACGGGAAAGGGAGATAATTCTATGGTTacagagtgtactatgggaaagggagctaattctatgggtacagagtgtactacgggaaagggagctaatgaTAGTACTCCAAAGGGAGCTGTTGGTAcagttggagcaagcacaGTAACgaatgattttaaaaatatatcaatagaattaaaaaaaataaaagaaaattctacattattatatgataaatgttttaataaatttaattcccccgttacggtgtcaggTCCACCAGAaagtactactactaatattacTTCTCCTAATAGACttactaatagtactaatagtactactaaGGAAGCCCCTTTCGGGGCTGGTAATGAGGATTCTTCTCTTGGTGGACCTGTCACCGTTATGGAAGAccccgtaacggaagaaaTCGAATTATCAGTTGGACGTTATAAATTACCAAATCCTAAACaccaaaaattaaataataatttaaaaaaagaaaaattaaataataatttaaaaaaagaaaatttaaataataatttaaaaaatacaaaattaatagaaaatgatttttaCCCACAAATCATATCACCAAAATCTATACATCAATTCTTTCAAtccaaatattattaa